A segment of the Methylomonas paludis genome:
GATGTCTTGTTTACGAATACTGGCAAAATAATCTTTATTACGGCCAAAAGCGCTAGGCACATTGGATTTAAACGGGGGGAACTTCAAATCCGGCCGTTCTACCAGACTGTAAACTGCCTGGGCGCGACTTAAATTAACCGGGCCGTTGACCATAAATAAACGGTCATAAGTCAGTTCAAACCGGGCCAGTAAAAAATTCACGGTTTCTTCCGGACAATTGGCGTCAATTTCCATCCGCACTTCGTCACCGTAATTACGCATGGCCAGTTCACCTTCCACCGCCAGCATCAAATCATCAATTGCGTCATCATCCACGAAAAAATCGCTGTTGCGGGTCACCCGGAACTGATAACAGCCCTTGACCGTCATGCCGTTGAACAAATCGGTGATAAAGGCATGAATAATCGAAGACAAAAACACAAAATCATAAGGGCCGCTCTCGGTATCGTGCACCGGCAACTGAATAATGCGGGGCAGGGCGCGCGGTGCTTGCAGAATGGCCCGGCCACTGTTGCGGCCAAAAGCATCCTTACCAGTCAAGGAAATGATGAAATTTAAGCTTTTGTTCAGAATGCGCGGAAACGGATGCGCCGAATCCAGCCCCACCGGAGTCAAAATCGGCAGCAATTCTTCGTTAAAATACTTTTCCAGCCAATTCTTTTGGCTGGCATTCCAGCTATCCCGGCGCAGAAAGCGGATATTTTCCTGCTCCATAGCCGGAATCAGAATATCGTTTAATACCCGGTATTGTTCTGCCACCAGCTCATGGGCTTTAACGGCTATGCGTTCCAGTTGCTCATTAATAGTCAACCCATCGGAACTGATCACGTTGGGATCAATTTCCACCATTTGCAGCAAACTGGCCACCCGCACTTCATAAAACTCATCCAGATTGGAACAGGATATGCATAAATAATTCAGGCGTTCCAATAAAGGTAATGATTCGTCCAGGGCCTGGGCCAGCACCCTGATATTAAATTCCAGCAGACTTATTTCACGATTAATAAAAAGTTCATGACTATTCAGGTCTATCGATTCCATATCCAGTAAGGGTTTGTGTGACTGATTCTGCCGATTATAGACTAACTCAAGCGGGAACGCTTAGCTTAGCCAACGCCGATTTGATATAATTTTTTCTTTCAAGGCTAACTGCAAATCATGAATTTCCCTACCATAGAATCTTTTGTTGGAAACACGCCCTTAGTACGCCTGCAACGCCTTAATTTGTCGGAAACCAGCACAATTCTGGTTAAACTGGAAGGCAATAATCCCGCTGGATCAGTTAAAGACCGGCCCGCCCTGAATATGATAAAACAGGCAGAACTGCGCGGTGAAATCAAACCGGGCGATCGGCTGATAGAAGCCACCAGCGGCAATACCGGCATTGCCCTGGCTATGGCGGCAGCTATTAAAGGCTATAAAATGACTTTGATCATGCCGGACAATATGAGTGCAGAACGTATCGCCTCTATGAAGGCTTATGGCGCAGAAATCATCCTCACCCCAGCCGCCGGCAGTATGGAAGCCGCTATTGATTTAGCCAGAAGCATGGAAGCTGACGGGGCAGGGCGGATACTTGATCAATTTGCCAATCCTGACAATCCGCAAGCCCATTTCGATAGTACCGGCCCGGAAATCTGGCGCGATACCCACGGCAAAATCACTCACTTTGTCAGTTCTATGGGCACCACCGGTACCATTATGGGCACTTCGCGTTATCTTAAACAGCAAAATCCGGCTATCGAAATTGTGGGTGTGCAACCCAAAGGCGCATCCAAAATTCCCGGTATTCGGCGCTGGCCACAGGAATATTTACCTAAAATCTATCATGCCGATCAGGTCGACCGGATTATTGATGTTGATCAGCTCGATGCAGAAAACACCACCCGAGCTTTGGCTGCAGAAGAGGGCATTTTTGCCGGCATCTCTTCCGGTGGAGCCGTGCATGTGGCTTTACAATTGGCACAAACGCTGGAATATGCCTTGATAGTTGCTATCGTCTGTGATCGTGGCGACCGCTATTTATCCACCGGGGTATTTCCCAGCTAGGCAGATCACAATTCCACCCACAGAAGTTACTTAATCCACAATTGCTGTGGATAACTTTGTGGGCAAACAGTGTCTGAAATAGCTAAACTAATGTAAGCTAAGCGGGTTTGTTAAATTGCGTTAAATTTGGTCAGCTCCCTAGCCAGCGTTTACTGTATAGGATCAGCTAAGCATGGATAGGCCCATCAATCGCGAGCAATGCACTGCCTGATACCGGCACACCCCACAAGCCCAACAAATTGATTTATAATATCTATTACTTTATGGAAGTGCTATTGAAGCCTAAGTCTCAATCCGCTAAGCCAGCTATTTCAAAGCCAAACCGGCTGGGGAGGCGGCTATTCAGGCTCTGGCTCCGGCAGACTGGTTTACAGATTTAAGCCGCCAGATTGCCCTTAATCTGCATTAGCCACGAAGAGATATACATTTGCACACAAATCCCCAAAATCTGTGGATAACTTTGTGAGCATCCGGTGTCAATAAACTGTAACATTATGTAAACCAAACAGGATTTTTAGACTGTCTAAAAATTGGTCAATAAACCAGCAATACACCATCAATGGCTCAAAGAAAAAAACTACCCCAAGCCGCCGTCACGACCACTATCGATTCACTGGCTCACGATGGCCGGGGCATCGCCCGAGTGGACGGCAAAGTCGTCTTTATTGACGAAGCCTTGCCGGGAGAATCCCTGGAATTTGTCTATACCGACAATCGCCGTGACTATGCTGAAGGCAAAGTGCAAACTCTGCACAGCCGTTCCGCCCAACGTAGCGAACCGCAATGCCCACATTTTGGTGTGTGCGGTGGCTGCAGTTTTCAGCATGTCAGCGATGCTGAACAGATCAAAATCAAGCAACTTTTGCTGGGCGAACAATTCAACCGCATCGGCAAACTGGATATTCCGCAAATTTGGCCGGCCCTGACCGGTCCGCACTGGGGCTATCGCACCAAAGCCCGTATGGGTGTTAAATATGTCGCCAAAAAAGGCAAGGTACTGGTGGGTTTCCGGGAACGGCGCAATCCCTATCTGGCCGAAATCGACAGTTGCAAAGTCATGTATCCGCTGATAGGCGAGAATCTGACCGCACTGGCGGATATGATTGCCGGCTTGTCCATCAAAGACAAAATCCCCCAGATAGAAGTCGCCGTCGGCGAAAACGCCTGCGTCCTGGCGTTTCGGGTACTGGAGCCGCCCACGGCTGCCGACCAGCAACGCATGGCTGAATTTGCCCGGCAACTTGGCGTCACAATTTGCTTGCAGCCCAAAGGCCCGGACAGCATCCATCCGCTGGATGGCGAAACTGAAGTCATTCCCAGCTACAGCCTGCCGGCTCAAGGCCTGAACTTTAATTTCCGCCCGGCCATGTTTACTCAGGTCAATTATGAAATTAACCGGCAAATGGTTAGTCAGGCCCTGGAAGCTTTGCAACTCAGCCGCGAAGACCGGGTGCTGGATTTATTCTGCGGCCTGGGTAATTTCACCTTGCCCTTGGCCACCCTGGCCGGCCAAGTTATAGGCGTGGAAGTGGATCAACCCTTACTGCATCACGCCCGAGCCAATGCCGCTCTGAATAATCTTGATAATGTGCAGTTTCATGCCGCCGATTTGAGCAAAGATGTCAGCGACCAACCCTGGAGCCAGCTTAAATTCACCAAAGTGTTATTAGACCCCTCCAGGGCCGGCGCTGCCGAAATTTTGCACAACTTCAGGCACTGGCAACCTGAACGCATTGTTTATGTGTCCTGTAATCCATCGACATTGGCGCGGGATGCCGGCATCTTGGTTAATGAATTAGGCTATACCCTGGTCAAAGCCGGGGTGATGGACATGTTTCCACAAACCGCCCATGTCGAATCCATCGCTTTGTTTGTCAAATCATGAAACCGGCGGCAAACTATCTGGATATTTCCCTGGCCCGCCAGGAGCTTAGCCTGATAGAGTCAGGTGTGATTAAGCGGGTATTTCCGGTATCCACCGCCAAAAACGGCGCCGGCCAACGCAAGGGCAGTTTTTGTACGCCATTAGGCTGGCATTGTATCCGTGCCAAGATCGGCGCGGCAGCACCTTTGGCTGCGGTATTTGTCGGTCGCCGTCCCACCGGAGAAATATACAGCCCCGATTTGGCTGCCCAGCATCCCCAGCGCGACTGGATACTAACTCGCATCCTCTGGCTCAGCGGTCTGGAGCCGGGTAAAAACCGTTACGGTGCGGTGGACAGCGGCTCACGCTATATTTACATCCACGGCAGCCCGGATCATTTAATCGACGGCGTACCCGATTCGCACGGCTGTGTCCGTATGCATAATGCCGATGTGACGGCATTGTTCGAACTGGTCAGCCCCGGTTGCCGGGTTTATATCCATGAATAAAACTCAGTTATGCCGCGTATCGTCTTAGGTGTGGAATATGATGGCAGCGCCTATGCCGGCTGGCAATTTCAGCAACACAGCCCCAGTGTCCAAGCCGTATTGCAAAGCGCCTTAAGCCGGATAGCCCAACACCCCGTTACGGTATTGTGTGCCGGGCGCACTGATGCCGGTGTGCATGCCCTGGAGCAGGTCGTGCATTTTGACACCGATGCGGTACGCGATCCGCGTGCCTGGGTCTTGGGAGTCAACAGTTATTTGCCCGATGATATCCGGATAATCTGGTCACAACCGGCAGTGGCGGATTTCCATGCCCGCTATAGCGCCATAGCCCGCTTCTACCGTTACATCATTTTAAACCGGTCTATGAAATCGGCACTATACGGCAGACAAAGCACCTGGTGCGCTTACGCCCTGGATGCCGAAAAAATGCATCAGGCCGGTCAATATCTGCTGGGTGAACATGATTTCACCTCGTTTCGCGCCCAGTCCTGTCAATCCCAAAGCCCCAGCCGCTTAATGCATTTTGTGGATGTTTATCGTGACGAACAGCGAGTGATTATCGATATTTGCGCCAATGCCTTCTTGCATCATATGGTTAGAAACATTACCGGTGTGTTGCTGGATGTCGGCATGGGCAGACAGCCGGTAGACTGGCCGCTGGCCCTGCTGGCTATCAAAAATCGCGCCGCCGCCGCTGTCACAGCACCACCCCAGGGGCTGCATCTGGGTGGGGTCTATTACCCTGAGCATTACCAAATCCCCAGACACCCGGTATTTGCCAAATTACCCGCTGATGTACGCCGTTTCGATGGCTAAAAACAGCTGTTCTTTTTGATAAGCTTTATGCTGCGTTAGTGGTTGACTTTGGTTGAAGCGGTAGAGGGCATTGTTGAGTTCGACGCTGGTTTGATTAAGGTTATGCTGCGAATTCCTCGATTCCACTGCGTTGCATCGAGGCTCCGGTCGCGATTAGACAGGCTATTGTTGCATGAAGGGAGTGGGCTGCGATGATGCGGGTTATGGTTGGCTGTTGCGCAGGGTGTTTTTGCGATAGTTAGACACCAAACACCCGTGAAGTTTTGGTGGCTTGCCTGGCGGCGAAGCCACCCTACATGGTGGTCGCTTTGATAATGGTTAGGTTTGGGTTGAAGCTTTAGAGGGCATTGTTGAGTTCGACGCTGGTTTGATTAAGGTTATGCTGCGAGGTCCTCGATTCCACTGCGTTGCATCGAGGCTACGGTCGCGATTTGACAGGCTATTGTTGCATGAAGGGAGCGGGCTGGGATGATGCGGGTTATGGTTGGCTGTTGCGCAGGGTGTTTTTGCGATAGTTAGACACCAAACACCCGCGAAGTTTTGGTGGCTTGCCTGGCGGCGAAGCCACCCTACATGGTGGTCGCTTTGATAATGGTTAGGTTTGGGTTGAAGCTTTAGAGGGCATTGTTGAATTCCGCTGACGCTGGTTTGATTAAGGTTATGCTGCGCATTCCTCGATTCCACTGCGTTGCGTCGAGGCTACAGGGCGCACGGTGGGTACTCAAAAAGCAGGGGCTGTCAGGAGATCCTGCCAGCCCCTGGGCTTATATTGACCTAAATCTCCAAATTATGGAATCAAGGTAAAATCGCCTGCACTCAAGGCGGTTGGGTGACTGCTTAAACCTATCACCGCAATTTCCGTGGCCGGGCCGCTCACTGAACCATTGGCATCGTAATACAAGCCGCCATTAGTGGCGTTGTAGTACAGATAATCCGTTGGGGTAGTGGCTGCTGCGGCATTACTGAAGTTGGCGGCGGTCACGCCACTGGCACCGGCAAAGGCGGTAAACAGGGCTTTTGACAACTCGATTTGCCCGGTGTTTTCCCACAGGTTGTTGACCGGGGTAGGGGTCACAGCCGTCGCTGTCGGCAGGTAAAGGGCATGATTGATTTCCGTCAGACTGGCATTACCGCTGTTGACGACATAGACATTACCGGCACTATCCAGCGACAAGCCGGTCGGTTTATTCAAACCCGTTGCGATAGTGGTAGGTGCCAGGCTGCCGGCCGTAAATTCCTGCACGGTATTATTGCCGTATTCACTGACATAGAAATTGCCGGCTTTATCGATCACCAATCCCGAAGGCTGGTTGACATTCAAGAAAGTGCTGGCAGCATAAGTGCCGGCCGCAATTTTGACGATGGTATTGACGGCAAAATCGGTAACATAGATATTGCCGGCACTATCCAGCGCCACGCCTTGCGGATTGGTAAAGCTGCCTGAGTTGACCACACTGAGTGCGGCACCACTAACGCTGACGCCCTGAGTGGTAATAGCGGCACCACTATCGCTATCCCAGTTCGCTGTCGCCGCCAGATTGTAAACTGCGCCACCCGTGGTGCTGGTGCCATTGGTGGTGACAAAGTTATTCACCACTGCCTCGTCGGCACTGCTTAAGCTGATCTTAAAGCCGGTGGCGGTCAAATTGCTAATCGTGTCATTGACGGCACTGAAGGTATAACTGCTGCTGCCGGCGCTTAGGGTGAAGTTACCCAAAGCTATGCCGTTGGCACTGCCGTGATTGTCCAGATTAGCCCCAGTCACGGTGAACACACCGGTGGTAGCGTTATAAGCCACGCTGCTGATGGTGGGTGCAGTGACATTGCTGACGGTGACACCCAGGTTGGTGGCTCCCGCCCCGGTATCCCAGCCGCTGGTAGCCGTCAAACTGTAGTTGCTAATGCTGTCATTAGCCTGGGTGCCGGCTTTGTTCAACAAGCCGTTGATGGCAAGCTGATCGGCTGCCGACAATTGTATGCTGACCCCGGTGGCGGTTGGCGTACCTTTCACCACACTGCCGCTGGTCAAGGTATAGCTGGTATTGCCATCACCTTTCAAGGTCAGATCGCCGACCACATAGCCTGCCGCCGTGGTGGTGAAATTGGTACCGCTCAGGCTCAGCACACCGGTGCCGGCGTTGTAGGCCACCTGGCTCAGGGTTGGTAAGCTGGAGCTGAGGCCGCTGACGGTGACGGACTGAGTTGTAATTTGCGCACCGCTGTCGCTGTCCCAATTCACGCTGGCCGCCAGATTGTAGGCTTTGCCGCTGGTGGGTGCGGTGCCGTTGGCATTGACAAAACTGTTAACGCTGGTTTTATCGGCACTGCTTAAGGTCAGGGTAAAGCCGGTGGCGCTGAGATTGCTGACGCTGTCAGTGGTGGCGCTAAAGGTATAAGTACCGCTGCCGCCGGTTAAGGTCAGGCCCGGCAGGTTAATGCCGTTGCTGCTGCCGTGGTTGTCCAGATTGGCGCCGGTAACGGTGAATACGCCGGTGGCGGCGTTGTAAGCCACACCGCTGATAGTCGGCGCAGTAACATTGCCGACCGTGACGCTCTGGGTGGTAACAGCGGCTGCGCCGGTATCCCAGCCACTGATTGCGCTGAGATTATAAGTGGTGACACCGTCATTAGCCTGGGTGCCGGCTTTGTTGAGCAAACCGTTGATAGCCAATTGATCAACTGTGGACAATTGGATGCTGACCCCGGTGCCGTTGCCGGCCGGGGTGCCGCTGACCACACTGCCGCCGGTCAGGGTATAGCTGGTATTGCCGTCACCTTTCAAAGTCAGATCACTGACCACATAACCCGCTGCGGTAGTAGCCAGGTTATGGCCGCTCAGGGTTAATATACCGCTGCCGGCGTTATAGCTCACCCCGCTCAGGGATGGTGATAAACCGCTGACTGTCACCGCTTGGGTGGTAATCTTGGCACCACTGTCGCTATCCCAATTCAGCGCAGCCGCCAAATTGTAGACAGCACCGTTAGCCGGTGCGGTGCCGTTATCAGTGACGAAGGCGTTTACCAGTGCTTGGTCGGCACTGCTTAAGGTCAAGGTAAAGCCGGTGGCGCTGAGATTGCTGACGCTGTCAGTGGTGGCGCTAAAGGTATAAGTACCGCTGCCGCCGGTTAAGGTCAGGCCCGGCAGGTTAATGCCGTTGCTGCTGCCGTGGTTGTCGAGGTTGGCGCCGGTAACGGTGAATACGCCGGTGGCGGCGTTGTAAGCCACACTGCTGATAGTCGGCGCAGTAACATTGCCGACCGTGACACCCTGGGTGGTAACAGCGGCTGCGCCGGTATCCCAACCACTGATTGCGCTGAGATTATAAGTGGTGACACCGTCATTAGCCTGGGTGCCGGCTTTGTTGAGCAAACCGTTGATAGCCAATTGATCAACTGTGGACAATTGGATGCTGACCCCTGTGCCGTTGCTGGCCGGGGTGCCGCTGACCACACTGCCGCCGGTCAAGGTATAGCTGGTATTGCCGTCACCTTTCAAAGTCAGATCACTGACCAGATAACCCGCTGCTGTGGTGGCCAGATTGTGACCGCTTAGGGTTAATACGCCGGTACCGGCGTTATAGGCCACGCCAGTCAAAGCAGTCGGCAAACCGCTGACCGTGACCGGTTGGGTGATAATTTTCGCCCCGCTGTCGCTGTCCCAGTTAACAGTCGCTGCCAGATTGTAGGCTGCGCCACTCACCGGTGCCGTGCCGTTATCGGTGATGAAGCTGTTGATGCTGGTTTTATCAGCTGCACTTAAGGTAATGGTAAAACCAGTGGCACTGAGATTGCTGACGCTGTCATTGGTGGCGCTAAAGGTGTAAGTGCCGCTGCCGCCGCTAAAGGTCAGGCCCGGCAGGTTAATGCCGTTGGCACTGCCGTGGTTGTCCAGATTGGCACCGGTGACGCTGAACACACCGGTTGCCGCATTATAGCTAACGCTGCTGATGGTCGGCGCAGTGACATTGCTGACGGTGATCGGCAAGGTGGTAATCGCCCCGGCATAGGCATCCCAACCGGCTATCGCACTCAGATTGTAATTGGTCAGGCCATCATTGGCTTGGGTACCGATTTTATTCAGCAAGCCGTTGATGGCTAACTGATCGGCCGCAGACAGTTGAATCACAGCCCCGCTGTTGCTAGGAGTGCCGCTCACCACACTGCCACTGGTTAAGGTATAAGCGGTGGCACCATCACCTTTCAGCGTCAGATCGGTCACAATAAAGTTACTGGCCAGACTGGTTAAATGAGTGCCGGTCAGGCTTAATTGACCATTGGCAGCGTTATACACCGCTTTAGTCAAGGTGGGTGGAATCACCGCCACTGTGACCAAGGTACCGCCGCTGCCATCGGTTTTGGTGCTAAAACTAAAATTGCTGTTATCACCGACTAAGCCCAAGGTTTCCACCACGCTACCACCGCTGGTCAATACCAACTGATTGCTGGCGTTGACGCTGCCGGCTGTGGCCACCACACCCGGCAAATCCAGAATCGCGCCGCCATTCAGGCTGATGCCGGTGGTAGTGTTATTAACCACCAGTTCGCCGCCGCTCAACACGATTTCTTTACCGCCGCTGTTGACCGGGTAGTAAGCAATACCACCGCTGGCGATGGTTTCGGTACCGCCGCTGTAAACGGTATCGTTGTTGGCCACACCGCCTTTGCTAATTAATTCGTTACTACCGGAGTTGATAGCCGTGTAATAGCTTACGCCACTACTGGCGATCTGCTCGGTGCCGCCGGAGTTGATAATAGAGTAATAGGCAGTACCGCCACTACTGACCAGCTCGGTACCACCGCTGTTGACGCTGACATCATAGGCCTGACCGGCACTAACCAGTTCTTTGCCGCCGTTATTGATCAAGACGCTGCCGCTGCCGTAATAATAAGCACCTTGGTTGAAGGTATTGATGGCCAGACCGCCGCTAGTCACAGTTTCCGAACCGCCGCTGTAAACATAAGTGCCGCTATCAACCCCACCGCTGGCAACCGTTTCAGTCCCGTAAATATAGGCAGCGTTATTCACACCGTAGACTGTTTCGCTGGCACCAACTGCGATGTTCACATTTGTAGCCACACCGCCGCTGGAAACAATCTCACTGCCGGCGCTGTTAATTGTGGCGCCGTTGACCACGCCACCACTGTAAACGATCTCACTGCCGCCGCCATTCAGCTTGGCACCATTGGCTACACCGCCGCTTGAGACAATCTCGCTACCACCGCTGTTGAGCGTAGTGTTGGTTGCAGTAATCCCGTTACCCACCACCTCGCTGACGCTGTTTAAGGTGGTGTAATAAACAGCGCCGCCGCTGGTAATTTGCTCAACGCCGCCAGAGTTGATAATAGTGTAATAAGTCGTACCGCCACTGCTGACCAGTTCGGTGCCACCGCTGTTGACGGTAACATCATAGGCAGTACCGGCGCTAACCAGTTCTTTACCGCCGTTATTGATCAAAACACTGCCGTTACCGCTGCCGTAAGAATAAGCACCTTGGTTGAAGGTATTGATGGCCAAACCGCCACTGCTCACAGTTTCCGAACCGCCGCTGTAAACATAAGTGCCGCTATCAACCCCACCACTGGCAACTGTTTCAGTCCCGTAAACATAGGCGGCATTATTCACGCCGTAGACTGTTTCGCTAGCCCCGGCAGAAATGGTGACATTATTCGCCACGCCACCGCTGGAAACGATTTCACTGCCGCCGCTGGACACATAGCTGCCAGTCGCACCGGCACCGTTACTCAGCACTTCGTTAGTACCGCTTAAGATAGTGGTGTAATAAACATTGCCACCACTGGCAATCTGCTCATTGCCACCTTTACTGATTGTGGCGTAATAGCTGGCACCACCACTGGCTACCTGCTCTGTGCCGCCGCTGTTGACGGTGACATAATAGGCGGTGCCGGCACTAACCAGTTCCTTACCGCCGTTATTGATCTGGACGCTGCCGCCGTTCTGACCATAAGTGTTGATGGCAAGGCCGCCGCTGGAGACCGTTTCTGTGCCACCGGCATAAATATTGGTACCATTATCGGTACCGCCACTAGACACAATTTCAGTACCGCCGCTGTAAACATAAGTACCGCTATTAATACCGCCGCTGGCAACCGTTTCAGTACCGTATATATAGGCAGCATTATTCACGCCGTAGACTGTTTCGCTAGCCCCGGCAGAAATGGTGACATTATTCGCCACGCCACCGCTGGAAACGATTTCACTGCCGCCGCTGGACACATAGCTGCCAGTCGCACCGGCACCGTTACTCAGCACTTCGTTAGTACCGCTTAAGATAGTGGTGTAATAAACATTGCCACCACTGGCAATCTGCTCATTGCCACCTTTACTGATTGTGGCGTAATAGCTGGCACCACCACTGGCTACCTGCTCTGTGCCGCCGCTGTTGACGGTGACATAATAGGCGGTGCCGGCACTAACCAGTTCCTTACCGCCGTTATTGATCTGGACGCTGCCGCCGTTCTGACCATAAGTGTTGATGGCAAGGCCGCCGCTGGAGACCGTTTCTGTGCCACCGGCATAAATATTGGTACCATTATCGGTACCGCCACTAGACACAATTTCAGTACCGCCGCTGTATATATAGGCACCATTATTCACCCCACCGCTAGAGACCGTTTCGCTACCGCCACTGCTAATATAAATATTAGTTGCTACACCGCCGCTGGAGACAATCTCGCTGCCGCCGCCGGAAATAGAGGTGCCAGTCGCACTCGCACCGTTGCTCAGCACTTCGCTGGCACCACTTAAGATAGTCGTGTAATAAACATTACCACCACTGGCAACTTTCTCGCTGCCGCCTTTATTAACAGTCGTGTAATAGCTGGTACCACCGCTGGCTACCTGCTCGGTACCCCCGCTATTCAAGGTGGTGTAGTAAGCCTGACCACTGCTGGAAACTACTTCAGTACCACCACTGTTGACGATGACATAATAAGCTGTACCGGCACTGGCAACTTCCTTACCGCCATTATTGATCAGGATGCTACCGCCCTGACCATAAGTATTGATAGCAGTACCGCCACTGGAGACAGTTTCTGTGCCGCCACTGTAAACATAGCTGCCATTATCAACACCACCACTGGAAACCGTTTCGTTACCACTGCTATAAATAGAAAGATTCGTTGCCAAGCCACCGCTGGAGACGATCTCGCTGCCGCCACTGGAAATATAAGTGCCGGTGGCACCGGCTCCATTGCTCAGCACTTGGCCGGCACCGCTTAAGATAGTGGTGTAATAAACATTACCGCCGCTGGCGATTTGCTCATTGCCGCCTTTATTGACAGTGGTGTAATAGCTGATACCACCGCTGGCTACCTGCTCAGTACCACCACTATTCAAAATGGTGTACTGGGCACTACCGCCGCTGGAAACCACCTCAGTACCGCCACTGTTGACGGTAACATAATAGGCCGTACCGGCACTAACCAGCTCCTTACCACCATTATTGATCAGGACACTAGCTGAGGCTTGACCATAAGTATCAACAGCAACACCGCCACTGGAAACTGTTTGAATCCCGCCGGCATAAACACTGTCACCATAGGCCGAACCACCGCTGGTGATGGTTTGAACCCCTCCGGAGTATATCGTGGTACTATTATCAACACCCCCGCCGGAAACAGTCTCTTTACCGCCGCTTTGGATATAGCTATAGTCAGCAATACCGCCACTGGAGACCACTTCAAGCCCACCGCTGTTGACAGTGGTGTAATAGGCGGTACCGCCACTGGTAATCAACTCCTGATCACCGCTGTTTAGCACAGTACCATTACTAGTGGTAACAGTAACGCCAGATGAAACATAAGGCAGTTTGTAAATAGTCATGGTACAGCTCCTTGGGGTGACAATTAATTGATTTTGGCAATGCTGGGTGTTGAAGATTCTGTAAATCCAGGTATCTGCTGAATCACGGCTTTGACATGGTCA
Coding sequences within it:
- a CDS encoding AIDA repeat-containing protein → MTIYKLPYVSSGVTVTTSNGTVLNSGDQELITSGGTAYYTTVNSGGLEVVSSGGIADYSYIQSGGKETVSGGGVDNSTTIYSGGVQTITSGGSAYGDSVYAGGIQTVSSGGVAVDTYGQASASVLINNGGKELVSAGTAYYVTVNSGGTEVVSSGGSAQYTILNSGGTEQVASGGISYYTTVNKGGNEQIASGGNVYYTTILSGAGQVLSNGAGATGTYISSGGSEIVSSGGLATNLSIYSSGNETVSSGGVDNGSYVYSGGTETVSSGGTAINTYGQGGSILINNGGKEVASAGTAYYVIVNSGGTEVVSSSGQAYYTTLNSGGTEQVASGGTSYYTTVNKGGSEKVASGGNVYYTTILSGASEVLSNGASATGTSISGGGSEIVSSGGVATNIYISSGGSETVSSGGVNNGAYIYSGGTEIVSSGGTDNGTNIYAGGTETVSSGGLAINTYGQNGGSVQINNGGKELVSAGTAYYVTVNSGGTEQVASGGASYYATISKGGNEQIASGGNVYYTTILSGTNEVLSNGAGATGSYVSSGGSEIVSSGGVANNVTISAGASETVYGVNNAAYIYGTETVASGGINSGTYVYSGGTEIVSSGGTDNGTNIYAGGTETVSSGGLAINTYGQNGGSVQINNGGKELVSAGTAYYVTVNSGGTEQVASGGASYYATISKGGNEQIASGGNVYYTTILSGTNEVLSNGAGATGSYVSSGGSEIVSSGGVANNVTISAGASETVYGVNNAAYVYGTETVASGGVDSGTYVYSGGSETVSSGGLAINTFNQGAYSYGSGNGSVLINNGGKELVSAGTAYDVTVNSGGTELVSSGGTTYYTIINSGGVEQITSGGAVYYTTLNSVSEVVGNGITATNTTLNSGGSEIVSSGGVANGAKLNGGGSEIVYSGGVVNGATINSAGSEIVSSGGVATNVNIAVGASETVYGVNNAAYIYGTETVASGGVDSGTYVYSGGSETVTSGGLAINTFNQGAYYYGSGSVLINNGGKELVSAGQAYDVSVNSGGTELVSSGGTAYYSIINSGGTEQIASSGVSYYTAINSGSNELISKGGVANNDTVYSGGTETIASGGIAYYPVNSGGKEIVLSGGELVVNNTTTGISLNGGAILDLPGVVATAGSVNASNQLVLTSGGSVVETLGLVGDNSNFSFSTKTDGSGGTLVTVAVIPPTLTKAVYNAANGQLSLTGTHLTSLASNFIVTDLTLKGDGATAYTLTSGSVVSGTPSNSGAVIQLSAADQLAINGLLNKIGTQANDGLTNYNLSAIAGWDAYAGAITTLPITVSNVTAPTISSVSYNAATGVFSVTGANLDNHGSANGINLPGLTFSGGSGTYTFSATNDSVSNLSATGFTITLSAADKTSINSFITDNGTAPVSGAAYNLAATVNWDSDSGAKIITQPVTVSGLPTALTGVAYNAGTGVLTLSGHNLATTAAGYLVSDLTLKGDGNTSYTLTGGSVVSGTPASNGTGVSIQLSTVDQLAINGLLNKAGTQANDGVTTYNLSAISGWDTGAAAVTTQGVTVGNVTAPTISSVAYNAATGVFTVTGANLDNHGSSNGINLPGLTLTGGSGTYTFSATTDSVSNLSATGFTLTLSSADQALVNAFVTDNGTAPANGAVYNLAAALNWDSDSGAKITTQAVTVSGLSPSLSGVSYNAGSGILTLSGHNLATTAAGYVVSDLTLKGDGNTSYTLTGGSVVSGTPAGNGTGVSIQLSTVDQLAINGLLNKAGTQANDGVTTYNLSAISGWDTGAAAVTTQSVTVGNVTAPTISGVAYNAATGVFTVTGANLDNHGSSNGINLPGLTLTGGSGTYTFSATTDSVSNLSATGFTLTLSSADKTSVNSFVNANGTAPTSGKAYNLAASVNWDSDSGAQITTQSVTVSGLSSSLPTLSQVAYNAGTGVLSLSGTNFTTTAAGYVVGDLTLKGDGNTSYTLTSGSVVKGTPTATGVSIQLSAADQLAINGLLNKAGTQANDSISNYSLTATSGWDTGAGATNLGVTVSNVTAPTISSVAYNATTGVFTVTGANLDNHGSANGIALGNFTLSAGSSSYTFSAVNDTISNLTATGFKISLSSADEAVVNNFVTTNGTSTTGGAVYNLAATANWDSDSGAAITTQGVSVSGAALSVVNSGSFTNPQGVALDSAGNIYVTDFAVNTIVKIAAGTYAASTFLNVNQPSGLVIDKAGNFYVSEYGNNTVQEFTAGSLAPTTIATGLNKPTGLSLDSAGNVYVVNSGNASLTEINHALYLPTATAVTPTPVNNLWENTGQIELSKALFTAFAGASGVTAANFSNAAAATTPTDYLYYNATNGGLYYDANGSVSGPATEIAVIGLSSHPTALSAGDFTLIP